In one Arenibacter antarcticus genomic region, the following are encoded:
- a CDS encoding glucose 1-dehydrogenase, which produces MQKPNRRLEHQTCIVTGASSGIGKAVAKSLGMEGANVVVNYYQGKKEAEELAHWICENSDCGQAIIVKCDVSKENEVKAMFKKTVSHFGTVDVCVANAGIQLDHPLHKMPLEDWKKVLDVNLTGQFLCAKESIIEFKRRGMRKEVSKSLGKIIHMSSVHEVIPWAGHANYAASKGALLMLMESICQEYGPEKIRCNSIAPGAIKTEINREVWSTKKGAAGMLKLIPYKRIGIPEDIGSVASWLASDESEYINGTTIFVDGGMTCYPGFTTNG; this is translated from the coding sequence ATGCAAAAGCCAAACAGAAGATTGGAACATCAAACTTGTATAGTTACTGGTGCTAGTTCGGGTATAGGTAAGGCTGTAGCCAAGTCTTTGGGCATGGAAGGCGCTAATGTTGTAGTCAACTATTACCAGGGAAAAAAAGAAGCAGAGGAATTGGCTCATTGGATCTGTGAAAATTCAGATTGTGGACAGGCTATTATTGTTAAATGCGATGTAAGTAAAGAGAATGAGGTAAAAGCCATGTTTAAAAAAACAGTCTCACATTTTGGGACTGTAGATGTTTGCGTTGCCAACGCGGGAATTCAATTAGATCACCCGCTTCATAAAATGCCCTTAGAAGATTGGAAAAAAGTCCTGGATGTTAATCTTACCGGTCAATTTTTATGCGCAAAGGAATCGATAATCGAATTTAAACGAAGGGGTATGCGTAAGGAAGTGTCCAAATCGTTGGGCAAGATTATACATATGAGTTCGGTACACGAGGTAATCCCATGGGCGGGACATGCTAATTATGCGGCTTCTAAAGGAGCACTTTTAATGTTGATGGAAAGTATATGTCAGGAATATGGACCAGAGAAAATTCGCTGTAACAGTATTGCCCCAGGGGCCATAAAAACTGAAATTAACAGGGAGGTATGGAGTACCAAAAAAGGGGCTGCGGGAATGTTAAAGCTTATTCCCTATAAAAGGATAGGGATCCCGGAAGATATTGGAAGTGTAGCCAGTTGGTTGGCTTCTGACGAATCTGAATACATCAACGGAACGACCATCTTTGTGGATGGTGGTATGACCTGCTATCCAGGATTCACCACTAATGGGTAA
- a CDS encoding lipid-binding SYLF domain-containing protein, translating to MKTLKSLTTMVIVLVTFGAIAQSKEDQKIINDAKKAKMHIQKMDAGLDLFFSNASGYVIFPNVGEGAFIVGGASGNGAVYQNGSVVGMADLKKLDIGLQAGGQTFTEIIFFETEDALNHFKQGEYEFSAEAKAIALEKGVAAKSNYNDGVVVFVLPKKGLMADLSVGGQKFSYAPINK from the coding sequence ATGAAAACTTTAAAATCTTTAACTACTATGGTCATAGTATTGGTGACCTTTGGTGCCATTGCCCAGAGCAAAGAGGATCAAAAAATTATTAACGATGCAAAAAAGGCGAAAATGCACATTCAGAAAATGGATGCCGGACTGGATCTGTTCTTCAGTAATGCCTCGGGTTATGTAATCTTCCCTAATGTAGGGGAAGGTGCATTTATTGTTGGAGGAGCTTCCGGAAATGGGGCTGTATACCAGAATGGTTCCGTTGTGGGAATGGCAGATCTTAAAAAACTGGATATTGGATTGCAAGCAGGTGGGCAAACGTTTACCGAAATCATCTTTTTTGAAACAGAAGATGCATTAAATCATTTTAAGCAGGGAGAGTATGAATTTTCTGCCGAAGCCAAAGCAATTGCTTTGGAAAAAGGAGTTGCAGCCAAATCAAACTATAACGATGGTGTTGTAGTGTTTGTGCTGCCAAAGAAAGGCCTAATGGCAGATTTATCGGTTGGGGGACAAAAATTTTCATATGCCCCTATTAATAAGTAG